In Lycium ferocissimum isolate CSIRO_LF1 chromosome 11, AGI_CSIRO_Lferr_CH_V1, whole genome shotgun sequence, a single genomic region encodes these proteins:
- the LOC132038502 gene encoding uncharacterized protein LOC132038502 gives MASVDPTIASTVAAADSSKTVWDALHTTYANRSQTRVFNLRDQLARVTKDTHSITEYLYTIGSLSDKLPTVGAPVSNPELIVKILNGLGPELREISAAIRARDTTITYEELFEKLLDHELFLRHEDAKKLSSPITAARLPLPPNLTPIIATTVGRTTTLSNGTRIHAPSLNNSGSQT, from the coding sequence ATGGCTTCTGTGGACCCCACCATTGCCTCCACCGTTGCTGCAGCCGACTCGTCAAAAACGGTTTGGGATGCTTTGCATACCACTTATGCTAACAGGTCCCAAACCCGAGTCTTCAACCTGCGTGATCAACTTGCCCGCGTCACTAAGGATACTCACTCCATCACCGAATATCTTTACACCATTGGGTCTCTTTCAGATAAGTTACCCACTGTCGGTGCCCCTGTGTCCAACCCTGAACTCATCGTCAAAATACTCAATGGTCTAGGACCTGAGTTGCGTGAGATCTCTGCTGCCATCCGTGCACGTGACACGACTATCACCTATGAAGAATTGTTTGAAAAACTACTTGACCATGAACTTTTTCTCCGTCACGAAGATGCTAAGAAGCTGTCCAGCCCCATAACCGCTGCCCGATTGCCACTCCCACCAAACCTAACACCAATAATCGCAACAACCGTAGGCAGAACAACAACTCTCAGTAATGGCACCAGAATCCACGCCCCATCACTCAACAACAGTGGCAGTCAAACATGA